The Chryseobacterium sp. 52 genome includes a region encoding these proteins:
- a CDS encoding DUF3037 domain-containing protein, with product MQEDKIYEYAVIRLVPKVEREEFFNIGLVMFSKKEKFIRVEFFLCPDKFRLMHSKLDYDDIIQNLESFRKIANGDKEGGPIALMEIPERFRWLTAVRSSVVQTSRPHPGKSKDLEKTFGKLFQELVK from the coding sequence ATGCAAGAGGATAAAATATACGAATACGCCGTCATACGTTTGGTTCCGAAAGTTGAAAGAGAAGAATTTTTCAATATAGGGCTCGTCATGTTCTCCAAAAAAGAAAAGTTTATCCGTGTGGAATTCTTCCTGTGTCCGGATAAATTCAGGTTAATGCACAGTAAACTTGATTACGACGATATCATCCAGAATCTGGAAAGCTTCCGGAAAATTGCAAACGGCGATAAAGAAGGAGGCCCTATTGCGCTGATGGAAATCCCTGAGCGTTTCCGCTGGCTGACAGCTGTCAGAAGTTCCGTTGTACAGACTTCGAGGCCTCATCCCGGAAAATCCAAAGATCTGGAAAAAACTTTTGGTAAACTTTTTCAGGAGTTAGTAAAATAA
- a CDS encoding HipA family kinase, translating to MLDLRTVTVMRYILPLREGGSLPALAEADDDFKYVLKFRGAGHGVKMLISELLGGKITEALGLQIPELVFVNLDVDFGRTEADEEIQDLLKHSEGLNLGLHYLSGSITYDPGVMVDPLLASKIVWLDAFITNIDRTFRNTNLLMWHKELWVIDNGASFYFHHSWQNFDAAAKTPFKYVKDHVLLPKAKMLDEADQFAHEVLNDTLFREIVNLIPEDWLQWNDADETPEEIREIYFQFMKTRLENSQIFVNEARNARG from the coding sequence ATGCTGGATTTAAGAACGGTAACCGTCATGCGTTACATTCTGCCCCTGAGGGAAGGCGGATCTCTTCCTGCTTTGGCAGAAGCTGATGATGATTTTAAATATGTACTGAAATTTCGGGGCGCAGGCCACGGAGTTAAGATGCTGATCTCAGAATTGCTGGGCGGTAAGATTACAGAAGCTCTGGGACTGCAGATTCCTGAGCTCGTATTTGTGAATCTTGACGTGGATTTTGGAAGAACAGAGGCTGATGAAGAAATTCAGGATCTTTTGAAACATTCTGAAGGTCTGAATCTTGGTCTGCATTATCTTTCAGGTTCCATCACCTACGATCCCGGTGTAATGGTTGATCCTCTTCTGGCTTCAAAGATTGTATGGCTGGATGCATTTATCACCAATATTGACCGTACTTTTAGAAATACGAATCTTCTGATGTGGCATAAAGAACTCTGGGTCATTGATAACGGAGCCTCGTTTTATTTCCATCATTCGTGGCAGAATTTTGATGCAGCAGCGAAAACACCTTTCAAATATGTGAAAGACCATGTCCTGCTTCCGAAAGCAAAAATGCTGGACGAAGCTGATCAGTTTGCCCATGAAGTACTGAATGATACGCTTTTCAGAGAAATTGTCAATTTGATTCCTGAAGACTGGCTGCAATGGAATGACGCCGATGAAACTCCTGAAGAGATCCGTGAGATCTATTTTCAGTTTATGAAAACCAGGTTAGAAAATTCTCAAATCTTTGTAAACGAAGCCAGAAATGCAAGAGGATAA
- a CDS encoding T9SS type A sorting domain-containing protein — MKKTLLLFFLISFAFLFGQITKKVFFVGNSYTYTNDLPVLIQSIAASTGDVLDHQSHVQGGARLKQHAENPIVTSAISQGNWDYVVLQEQSQIPSFPNTFIQAEMHPYAKQLAERIKNSNGCGNPIFFMTWGYKTGDATNCTAGNTAVCTYEGMDDLIYSRYMDMAQLNESIISPVGKVWRTISQQYPSMELYSGDGSHPSYLGSMAAAYTFYTILFKKDPEQAPFNGNLTLTESQILKSIVKNTVYNHLDTWFVGANDVASRFKYQAAGNSTLQFTNQTQNATTFSWNFGDGNTSALEHPTHHYPAAGTYQVSLTTNACGNSSTKTKSITISNLGTKDENISKVRIYPNPVQDFIHITTAEKWSVLSLTDTSGQILSHNLEKTDSGYSIPVHHLSCGIYFLKYKTGEKEYTKKIIKK, encoded by the coding sequence ATGAAAAAAACATTACTCCTTTTCTTTTTAATTTCCTTTGCATTCCTTTTTGGACAGATCACAAAAAAAGTTTTCTTCGTGGGAAACAGCTATACGTACACTAATGATCTTCCGGTACTGATACAATCCATAGCAGCTTCTACAGGGGATGTACTGGATCATCAAAGTCATGTACAGGGAGGGGCAAGACTCAAACAGCATGCAGAAAACCCTATTGTAACCTCAGCCATAAGCCAGGGCAACTGGGATTATGTAGTGCTTCAGGAACAGAGCCAGATCCCGTCCTTTCCCAATACATTTATTCAGGCAGAAATGCATCCTTATGCAAAGCAGCTTGCTGAAAGAATCAAAAACTCCAATGGCTGTGGAAATCCAATATTTTTCATGACATGGGGCTATAAAACCGGTGATGCGACCAACTGTACTGCCGGAAATACTGCCGTATGCACCTACGAAGGCATGGACGATCTTATCTACAGCCGGTATATGGATATGGCGCAACTTAATGAAAGTATTATTTCTCCGGTTGGAAAGGTATGGAGAACAATCAGCCAGCAATATCCTTCTATGGAACTCTATTCCGGCGACGGTTCTCATCCCAGTTATTTAGGCTCTATGGCAGCGGCTTATACTTTTTATACGATCCTTTTCAAAAAAGATCCTGAGCAGGCTCCTTTCAACGGAAATTTAACCCTGACAGAGTCACAGATCCTGAAAAGCATTGTCAAAAATACGGTGTATAACCATCTTGATACCTGGTTTGTGGGAGCTAATGATGTTGCAAGCAGATTTAAATATCAGGCAGCAGGAAATTCTACTTTGCAGTTCACCAACCAGACACAGAATGCCACTACTTTCTCCTGGAATTTCGGAGACGGAAATACCTCAGCATTAGAACATCCAACGCATCACTACCCTGCTGCAGGAACCTATCAGGTAAGCCTTACAACAAATGCATGTGGAAACAGTTCTACCAAAACAAAATCTATAACGATCAGCAATTTGGGAACAAAGGACGAAAATATCAGCAAAGTCCGGATCTATCCAAATCCGGTGCAGGATTTTATTCACATCACCACAGCAGAAAAATGGTCTGTTCTTTCATTAACGGATACTTCGGGACAGATTCTCAGTCATAATCTGGAGAAAACAGATTCCGGTTACAGTATTCCTGTTCATCATCTATCATGCGGAATTTACTTTTTGAAATATAAAACCGGAGAAAAGGAATACACTAAAAAAATTATCAAAAAATAA
- a CDS encoding alpha/beta hydrolase family protein — protein MKLIKDVNIILRNPETREFLADAFYAETNEKLPLVIFVHGYKGYKDWGAWNLMAEKFSEAGFFFVKFNSSHNGTTVEDPHNFADLEAFGNNNYSKELSDLGVVIDHFVKDPKVDDQKIILIGHSRGGGISIVKTFEDERINGLITLASVDTLERFPQDEALVNWKKEGVYYVLNGRTKQEMPHYYQFYEDFENNIHRFDVERATEMAKAYVLIIHGTRDESVDVKSAEHLHILNPNSELFLVENADHTFGSKEPWTEKDLPEHLNIVTEKCIDFINKNMK, from the coding sequence ATGAAATTGATAAAAGATGTTAATATAATATTGAGAAATCCTGAAACAAGAGAATTTCTTGCTGATGCATTTTATGCTGAAACTAATGAGAAATTGCCGTTAGTGATCTTTGTTCACGGCTATAAAGGTTATAAGGATTGGGGCGCATGGAATTTGATGGCTGAAAAATTTTCAGAAGCCGGATTTTTCTTTGTGAAATTTAATTCTTCCCATAACGGAACTACTGTTGAAGATCCCCATAATTTTGCTGATCTGGAAGCTTTTGGAAATAATAATTATTCAAAAGAGCTTTCTGACCTTGGGGTTGTGATCGATCATTTTGTGAAAGATCCTAAAGTGGATGACCAGAAAATAATTCTGATCGGACACAGCAGAGGAGGAGGGATTTCTATTGTGAAAACATTTGAAGATGAAAGGATTAACGGGCTGATTACACTGGCAAGCGTAGATACTTTAGAACGTTTTCCACAAGACGAAGCCCTGGTAAACTGGAAAAAAGAAGGGGTATATTATGTGCTGAACGGGCGTACAAAACAGGAAATGCCTCACTACTATCAGTTTTATGAAGATTTTGAAAATAATATTCACCGTTTTGATGTAGAAAGAGCTACAGAAATGGCAAAAGCATATGTACTTATTATTCATGGGACCCGTGACGAAAGTGTAGATGTGAAAAGTGCTGAGCATCTTCATATCCTGAACCCGAATTCAGAATTGTTTTTAGTAGAGAATGCAGATCATACTTTCGGATCAAAAGAACCCTGGACGGAAAAAGACCTTCCGGAACATCTGAATATCGTTACTGAAAAATGCATTGATTTTATTAATAAAAATATGAAATAA
- a CDS encoding flavin reductase family protein, whose protein sequence is MKTVIPSELSPVQLQTIMQTAVSPRPIALASTVDKNGTINLSPFSFFNMFSTVPPILIFSPSRRVRDNTTKHTLENVLEVPEVVIGTVNFPIVQQISLASTEYETGINEFIKSGLTMKDADLVQPKLIEECPVNFECKVLEVKSLGDQGGAGNLVICEVQKIHIREEYLNEAGNLDQQKLDMVARLGGNLYSRSNENSLFEVPKPLVTKGIGFDLLPDSIKYSKIFTGNDLGMLANVEILPAGEFYADENIHLDAQKLLLQSKIEEAWTFLTIQ, encoded by the coding sequence ATGAAAACAGTAATCCCATCCGAATTATCCCCCGTACAGCTTCAGACCATCATGCAGACCGCCGTGTCTCCGCGTCCTATTGCTCTGGCATCTACGGTAGATAAAAACGGAACGATCAATTTATCTCCGTTCAGTTTTTTTAATATGTTCAGTACCGTTCCCCCGATTTTGATTTTTTCACCATCGAGGAGAGTGCGTGACAATACCACGAAGCATACACTGGAAAATGTTCTGGAAGTTCCTGAAGTAGTGATCGGAACCGTAAATTTCCCCATCGTACAGCAGATCTCTTTAGCGTCTACAGAATATGAAACCGGAATCAATGAATTCATCAAATCCGGATTGACCATGAAAGATGCAGATCTGGTACAACCCAAACTGATTGAAGAATGTCCCGTGAACTTTGAATGTAAAGTTTTAGAAGTGAAATCTCTCGGAGATCAGGGCGGTGCAGGAAATCTTGTGATCTGTGAGGTTCAGAAAATCCATATCAGGGAAGAATATCTGAACGAAGCCGGAAATTTAGATCAGCAAAAACTGGATATGGTGGCCCGTTTAGGCGGTAACCTGTATTCCAGAAGCAATGAGAACAGTCTTTTTGAGGTTCCGAAACCTTTGGTAACAAAAGGAATCGGGTTTGATCTTCTGCCGGATTCTATCAAATACAGTAAAATATTTACCGGAAACGATCTGGGAATGCTTGCGAATGTAGAAATACTTCCTGCCGGAGAATTCTATGCGGATGAAAATATTCATCTGGATGCTCAGAAATTACTCCTTCAAAGCAAAATTGAAGAAGCCTGGACGTTTTTAACAATACAATAA
- a CDS encoding GxxExxY protein, which produces MFNHKSHKRFYDYTVILTDLTYKINGACIEVHKISGAGLLESVYHKCLEEEFRLKNINFKSELKVPVIYKGKEINCDFLLEDLIVVELKSVAEFNDIHRSQILNYINLMKKPKGILVNFNVKNLYHEGQETFVNKYYNMLF; this is translated from the coding sequence ATCTTCAACCACAAAAGTCACAAAAGATTTTATGATTACACAGTCATATTAACTGATCTGACATACAAGATAAACGGCGCCTGCATAGAAGTTCACAAAATTTCAGGCGCCGGCTTATTAGAAAGTGTGTACCATAAATGCTTAGAAGAAGAATTCAGATTAAAAAACATTAATTTTAAATCTGAACTGAAAGTTCCTGTCATCTATAAAGGAAAAGAAATTAACTGTGATTTTTTACTTGAAGATTTAATTGTTGTCGAATTAAAATCGGTCGCAGAATTCAATGACATTCACCGATCCCAAATTTTAAATTATATTAATTTAATGAAGAAGCCCAAAGGAATCTTAGTGAATTTTAATGTAAAGAATCTCTATCACGAAGGACAGGAAACTTTTGTAAACAAATATTACAATATGCTTTTTTGA
- the fahA gene encoding fumarylacetoacetase, whose translation MKSFVEYSSNSDFSIHNIPFGVTIFNKEYIGCCTRIGDQIVDLATLYDLGYFEDIKGLDDNVFEAYTINEFIELGKPVTNAVRTRIQQLLQEGSTLSKDEKTIADAFYDLDKVKMMMPVHIPNYTDFYSSIEHATNVGKMFRDPENALLPNWKHLPVGYHGRASSIVVSGTDINRPKGQTKPADAEKPLFGPSKQLDFELEMAFILNRNSEMGESISTKDAEEAIFGMVVFNDWSARDIQAWEYVPLGPFLGKNFGSSASPWVVTLEALEPFRTASPKQDPEVLEYLQFEGDKNYDINLEVYLQPENGEENLISESNYKFMYWNMTQQLAHHTANGCNVEVGDLYASGTISGSDPKSFGSMLELTWRGQNPLQLKDGQERKFIEDNDTVTMKAWAEKDGVRVGFGEVSGKIIPTV comes from the coding sequence ATGAAATCATTTGTAGAATATTCTTCGAATTCAGACTTTTCCATACATAATATTCCTTTCGGAGTAACCATTTTTAACAAGGAGTATATCGGATGCTGTACAAGAATCGGAGATCAGATCGTTGATCTTGCCACCCTGTACGATCTTGGGTACTTTGAAGATATTAAAGGATTAGACGACAATGTTTTTGAAGCTTATACCATCAACGAGTTTATCGAGCTGGGAAAACCGGTTACCAATGCCGTACGTACCAGAATTCAGCAACTCTTACAGGAAGGTTCAACCCTTTCAAAAGACGAAAAAACCATTGCAGATGCTTTCTATGATCTGGATAAAGTAAAAATGATGATGCCTGTACACATCCCGAATTACACGGATTTTTACAGCAGCATTGAACACGCCACCAACGTAGGAAAAATGTTCCGCGATCCGGAAAATGCTCTACTTCCCAATTGGAAACACCTTCCGGTAGGCTATCATGGAAGAGCTTCCTCCATCGTAGTTTCAGGAACGGATATTAACCGTCCTAAAGGCCAGACGAAACCTGCAGATGCAGAAAAACCACTTTTCGGACCAAGCAAGCAGCTGGATTTCGAACTGGAAATGGCTTTTATCCTTAACAGAAACTCAGAGATGGGTGAAAGTATTTCTACTAAGGATGCTGAAGAAGCGATCTTTGGAATGGTGGTATTCAACGACTGGTCAGCAAGAGATATCCAGGCTTGGGAATATGTTCCGCTAGGACCTTTCCTTGGTAAAAACTTTGGCTCATCTGCTTCTCCATGGGTGGTTACCCTTGAAGCACTGGAACCGTTCAGAACCGCTTCTCCAAAGCAGGATCCTGAAGTTTTAGAATATCTTCAGTTTGAAGGCGATAAAAATTACGATATCAATCTTGAAGTGTATTTACAACCTGAAAATGGTGAAGAAAACCTGATTTCAGAAAGTAATTATAAATTCATGTACTGGAACATGACTCAGCAATTAGCTCATCATACAGCCAACGGATGTAATGTGGAAGTTGGAGATCTCTATGCCAGCGGAACCATTTCAGGAAGCGATCCAAAATCTTTCGGATCAATGCTGGAACTGACTTGGAGAGGACAAAATCCTTTACAGTTAAAAGACGGTCAGGAAAGAAAATTCATTGAAGATAACGATACCGTTACGATGAAAGCCTGGGCTGAAAAAGACGGTGTGAGAGTAGGTTTCGGTGAAGTTTCCGGGAAAATTATTCCAACGGTTTAA
- the hppD gene encoding 4-hydroxyphenylpyruvate dioxygenase, with amino-acid sequence MSTLTFAEKIAQAENFLPINGTDYIEFYVGNAKQAAHYYKTAFGFQSVAYAGPETGVRDRASYVLQQGKIRLVLTTGLKSDSPISEHVKKHGDGVKVLALWVDDAYAAFEETTKRGGKPYLEPVTLTDEHGEVRMSGIYTYGETIHMFIERKNYKGAFMPGYEKMESAYKPEEAGLLYVDHCVGNVDWNRMIPTVEWYEKVMGFVNILSFDDKQINTEYSALMSKVMSNGNGFAKFPINEPAEGKKKSQVEEYLDFYEGEGVQHIAVATRDIIHTVTELKKRGVEFLSAPPEAYYDMVPERVGHIDEDLKKLQDLGILIDHDEEGYLLQIFTKPVEDRPTLFFEIIERHGAQSFGAGNFKALFEALEREQDRRGNL; translated from the coding sequence ATGTCAACACTTACATTTGCCGAAAAAATTGCTCAAGCTGAGAATTTTTTGCCGATCAACGGTACAGATTACATTGAGTTTTACGTAGGAAATGCTAAACAGGCTGCCCATTATTACAAAACCGCTTTCGGTTTTCAGTCTGTAGCATATGCGGGTCCTGAAACAGGAGTAAGAGACCGTGCTTCTTATGTTCTTCAACAGGGGAAGATAAGATTGGTATTAACAACAGGGCTTAAATCCGATTCACCTATCAGCGAACACGTAAAAAAACACGGTGATGGAGTGAAAGTTTTGGCACTTTGGGTAGATGACGCTTACGCCGCTTTTGAAGAAACGACTAAGAGAGGCGGAAAACCATATCTGGAGCCTGTTACTTTAACAGATGAGCACGGTGAGGTAAGAATGTCCGGAATTTATACATATGGAGAAACCATTCATATGTTTATCGAAAGAAAAAATTACAAAGGTGCTTTCATGCCTGGATATGAAAAAATGGAAAGTGCTTACAAGCCTGAAGAAGCCGGTTTATTATATGTAGACCACTGTGTAGGTAACGTAGACTGGAACAGAATGATTCCTACCGTAGAATGGTACGAAAAAGTAATGGGCTTTGTAAACATCCTTTCTTTTGACGACAAGCAGATCAACACAGAATATTCTGCATTGATGTCTAAAGTAATGTCCAACGGAAACGGATTTGCAAAATTCCCGATCAACGAGCCTGCAGAAGGTAAAAAGAAATCTCAGGTAGAAGAATATCTTGATTTCTATGAAGGAGAAGGCGTACAGCACATCGCTGTGGCTACAAGAGATATCATCCATACGGTAACCGAGTTGAAGAAACGGGGTGTAGAATTCCTTTCGGCTCCACCAGAGGCTTATTATGACATGGTTCCTGAAAGAGTAGGTCATATTGACGAAGATCTTAAAAAATTACAGGACTTAGGCATCCTTATTGATCATGATGAAGAAGGATACTTACTTCAGATCTTTACGAAGCCTGTAGAAGACCGTCCTACCCTTTTCTTCGAAATCATTGAAAGACACGGTGCACAGAGTTTTGGTGCCGGAAACTTCAAAGCATTGTTCGAAGCACTGGAAAGAGAGCAAGACAGAAGAGGAAATCTTTAA